One genomic window of Verrucomicrobiia bacterium includes the following:
- a CDS encoding RHS repeat-associated core domain-containing protein, whose amino-acid sequence MALKEVRFWRILAAGQPETMQAWGTIGMYEAREEAKTIPQNPSPLNDACKVGGLLATVIHNGPDAGVYFPFYDGNGNVMGYVRGADGLLVAQYEYGPFGELLRATGPLSQNFNYLFSTKYHDWETGLLYYGYRYYNPTTGRWPNRDPIGELGGLNLYGFVGNNPIGRVDTDGRAWWPPSQWPIWPKPKPKPPGQPPQKPKEKCTDCDMQDNPAKELFKTAADTLAGEVGGKAGGIVRLLLLASDAKKGCGDMKGAADTCGDFARRQAADPGYPGADTDCQFCCQAILGSFPGLGGFDYYACLNMCRKF is encoded by the coding sequence ATGGCCTTGAAGGAAGTGAGGTTTTGGAGAATATTAGCTGCGGGTCAGCCGGAAACCATGCAAGCGTGGGGAACCATCGGCATGTATGAAGCCAGGGAGGAGGCAAAAACCATCCCCCAGAATCCCTCTCCTCTGAACGACGCTTGCAAAGTGGGTGGTTTGCTGGCGACGGTGATTCATAATGGGCCGGATGCGGGGGTGTATTTTCCTTTTTATGATGGGAATGGGAATGTGATGGGGTATGTGCGGGGGGCGGATGGGTTGTTGGTGGCGCAATACGAGTACGGCCCTTTTGGCGAACTCCTCCGCGCCACCGGCCCCCTCTCCCAGAACTTCAACTACCTTTTCTCCACCAAATACCATGACTGGGAAACCGGCCTCCTCTACTACGGCTACAGGTATTACAACCCCACCACCGGCCGCTGGCCAAACAGAGACCCCATCGGGGAGCTTGGTGGATTGAACCTTTACGGATTCGTTGGCAACAATCCCATAGGCCGTGTTGACACTGATGGGAGGGCCTGGTGGCCGCCGTCTCAATGGCCGATTTGGCCGAAGCCAAAACCTAAGCCTCCTGGCCAACCTCCTCAGAAGCCGAAGGAAAAATGCACGGACTGCGACATGCAGGACAATCCAGCGAAGGAGCTTTTCAAGACGGCGGCAGACACATTGGCTGGCGAAGTTGGCGGAAAAGCTGGTGGAATAGTGCGGCTGCTCCTGCTGGCAAGTGATGCAAAGAAAGGTTGCGGTGACATGAAAGGGGCTGCCGATACGTGCGGGGATTTTGCGCGGAGACAAGCTGCCGACCCTGGATACCCCGGTGCGGATACCGACTGCCAATTTTGTTGCCA